A stretch of DNA from Salvelinus fontinalis isolate EN_2023a chromosome 17, ASM2944872v1, whole genome shotgun sequence:
CCCAGCTGCCTTAATTAGGAGAACATTGACAAATATATATTTACACGTAAATAATCAACGTTACAGACAACGTTATATATTAACATGGATTTACAATGTGTGTATAACAATACGTACTTTTAGACATAAACATAACATTTATTGGGCTGAGGTTAAGCTGAAAGGAGGCTCGTTTTCAATGTTGTTCATGGAGGGTTTCATGTGCAGTTTTCGTGGGTCCTCGGGTGTCCAAACTTTAGCGGTTCTAATGATGTTCTGGTCTTTCAGCTGTTTCTCGTCTGTCCAGGACAGAGAGTGGCCGGCAAGGGGAGGCAACCCGTAGTCAGGGTCACTTGGAGACGGAGATCCTGAGAAGGGGACAAATTATTAGTAATGGACCAAGTATTTCACAAATGAGTAACAATATAGTCCAAAATTAAGTCATTATCATTATCTAACCATATGGAAAACTTACTTGTTCCTCTGTGGCAAATTATAACTTTTTGGGGTTGAGTCGGTGCTTCACTGTCGGAGTTTCGGATGGGCATGTCCGACTGTACGAGCTCAGCGAGGAAGTTGATGTAGCCAATGGCCAGGCGCAGGGTATCGACTTTGGAGAGCCTCTTCTCGTATGGCAGAGTGGGGATGTGAGACCGGAGTCCCTCGAAAGCATCGTTAATGGACTGCATCCTCCGCCGCTCCCGGACGTTGGCAGCCTGCCGTAAATGTTGCATCTCCATATCGGATCTCATCCGCCTCCGCCTTTTTAGCATCGGGACATCTCCTCCCATCTGAGGCGACAGCTCTGAGGTGCTGTCAGTGCATTCATacgagaaggtagaggaggaggaagagaaggaaaagTTGCCAATTTCACAGTAGTCCCCATCGTGCGCTAACCTGCTGTCCTTGTAGTAATCTTGGAAATGGCTGGTGAGAAAATCGACATCGTCATCTAGAAACTCGTCGGTGTCCAAGTGGTCCCTGGAGGACTGGTCAGTAAAGAAATCATCCTCGTCAAAATAAGGGGAAGAGAAGGAGTCCAATCCTGTAAATGTATCTAAGACAGTGTCCATTTTTTGCTGTTGTTTTCGTGTTGCCCAGTAACAACAAATTTGATCTTTGCGCTGTCTCTGGATGCTCAAGAGATAGTTCAGTTGAAGGCTGACACGCGAGGACTCTTATAACTACATCCACAGTCGCGTGCCATTAAGCAAAAGCgtcagccaatcagcgttgagtaTACACTACGCTCCGCAGCCGAATGTGCACCTAGAGATAATCTCTTACCACCCCGCCCCCCTCTACCGCGCAGTGTTTACCCCCCTCCTGCACTACATGGAAAACCGAACACAGGGCTAAATGGGCAACAAAGCATTACAGGACCAATGACCAACTAAGTCCAAAACATGCAGCCACCCTAACATTGTAGCCTACCTTTAAATCTTTACAATAATTTCAAAGAAAAGAGAAACCCACACACTGCTGTTGCAAgtatcattatttatttatttattaaagctTAGCCCGACGCTcttggccttcgtcagagcttttgtgaaaGTTTGTATTTGAGCAAGAGCAGTGTAgtgttttttatttgatttgaagtaATCGCCTTATTCCCACCCACCTGCAACGAGAATTCAGAGTGGTAGATTTTTTAAACGTTGATTCAATACAATTATAAAATGATTTACTTGCAGCCTAAGTGTCCATATCTGGTTGCATGCTTCCAcaacaatatattattattattaatactaGTAGGCTATTATTACTATTAGGCTAAAATAATAGTGTAATAAACATCAGAGTCTTTTCCAAGGCTCCACGTCTTAATTATCCCATTGGTCTTTTGTCAATGCAATCTAAATCTGTTTCCTCTTATTCAAAACCTACTTTTCGAGCTTTATACAAGAACATACAACGTCTGAATTGAATAGGCTTATATTGCACTTAATGAACCCTTGCATCTATTGGGACTGAACAATGTGTaaagtgaagaaaaaaaaaacatttcgaTAGTAGCCTAATTAAAGGGTCGAGCAGATAACAATGATAACATCCCTGACACTTCATGAAGGCATGCACATCTTAAAGCAGGTACCTTCCTCATTCAATAGCCGACCACTCATACCTGCAGCAAACTGTTGAGCCCTTTGGTCTGATCACTTCATTACTAGGCCACCCTGCTATATTGGAGAATTCCAATTCCTATTAGAACCCATAGAACGCAGAGCAAAAATGTGCATGTCATTGAAATGAAAAGTAATTTTAGTGTTAGACAGGCAGACATAATGATGTGTTCATCAATCATAAGTTATACGACGCCGCTCTGCCTACACGTTGGCTCTACGCAGTGGACACTCGCTTGTTCATGCCGCAACAATGTAAAAATATACCACATATTGCAATAGGCTACTCGAGATGAATCGTTAATTTTGTTTGATCTCACGCAAAGATAAGGATGCAAGCATATCCAACACTGATAGTGCAACAGGTAGGCCTAAGGTAGGTCTAGTTAAATATTGTCATGGGGTAGACTATTTTTATCAAAAGCATGCAGACACAGAATACCAGACATCGCTTGCACAATGTTCAAAACTTGCATAACTTTACATTTCGTTGACATTTTTGTTACGGTTTTCACATTTAAGGTTGAATTCACCTGCCTTTATCTAAAAAATTGCCTATTTCTAATATAATATAAGGTTGTCTTGAAACCATGTGTGCTGGAATAGTTTTTATTTTCAAGGAAGGTTTATATTAAGCTATTGTTAGTTTTTTTCTAGACTGCTGAATTTTATAAAATAAGGATAAACCTGGAATTTAAAACATTGCTTAGTTACCTTGGCTTATATACATTAATGCGAGTTCTGAATGTGCATAAAAACGTGCTCAACTTGGGATACCAAATAGACTATACTGCAAGAAAAACTCGACTTAAATCCTTCAGGTGTTCAGCACCATAATAACAATCCTTCAGTCTAAGTGGTTCCACTAACATAAATACATGCACCAGTAAGGAGACCGACTGCCCACTTATGACAGCAAGTATGGTTTTATTATGGGGAAACTGGTGTCAGAATAATGGCAGTGTGGCCTCACAGTGAGCGTCAAAGAGGGTGTTTGTCAGACACCTCACAACAAATTACGCCGGTACCTGAAATATTGACTGGTCGGAGTCTATAGGATACCCCCATTCAGATTGAGATGGAGGGGGTCACTTTGTTACTTGAAGGCGAAAAGAAATATTTTAATGTAGACTATGGGTCTTCCGCCTCGCCGCAAGCTGCAACACGAGGCAATAGAGGCACAGTCCGTGGGAATAACGCCACTTGCGCCTTGAGCCAGTCAATGCAACTCGTCCCATAATAATGAGCGCTGCTGCTGCTTTGCACCTTGCATGCGCATTTTGTCATAGTTCTCTGTGAGTTTGCTTTTCTTGGAATTAAAACACGCTGATGTTAGAAGAGCTAATATAACATATAATATATTTCcacatatcaaa
This window harbors:
- the ptf1a gene encoding pancreas transcription factor 1 subunit alpha; protein product: MDTVLDTFTGLDSFSSPYFDEDDFFTDQSSRDHLDTDEFLDDDVDFLTSHFQDYYKDSRLAHDGDYCEIGNFSFSSSSSTFSYECTDSTSELSPQMGGDVPMLKRRRRMRSDMEMQHLRQAANVRERRRMQSINDAFEGLRSHIPTLPYEKRLSKVDTLRLAIGYINFLAELVQSDMPIRNSDSEAPTQPQKVIICHRGTRSPSPSDPDYGLPPLAGHSLSWTDEKQLKDQNIIRTAKVWTPEDPRKLHMKPSMNNIENEPPFSLTSAQ